cactgctgcatttaatgtttcactcttttgtcaactacctcgagccatgcttcaactgcttttgttgactttgccttttgtagcttctaacgttccttttttcagtcagTCAGATTTTATGTTGTAGCCtcttcatcttgtacttgcttctggactcagactgctagaataacgtttgaatatcagagtcttcagcgttggtgcaaatgcaacttcagtcatcagactttggaagtactttgtagcgtgataccatcagatcttcagagccttgcttctgactgccatcttctgatgctttctagatcatgttctgattttcgctagaccatcttctgatttcttcAGATCATGTtatgatgaagccatccagatcttctgggtcagagcttctgaatgctgattttgtgcatactcttttagacttttcctgaaatggaaaacgtgaataattatagtaccacattgtcttatacaaaattcatatataatgttatcatcaaaactataaatattgatcagaacatttcatgttcaaACAGGTTCTGTTTAACGTTTAAAATGGACGATCAATCCATTAAAAAGGGATTTGAACCCTCTGCATCAGTGACCAGACGTCATTGTTGCGTTTTAAAGGTTTTAGaacctttcgtagatgcatctacggaagagtggAACGTTGGGTCATTCCTTAAATGTACCTACGAAAGAAAATCATTATTTCAAATGTATGacactttcgtagatgcatctacggaaggtttgaaggttaagaaaacacttagaaggggggttgaataagtggttcTTTTAAAAAACTTGATGAAGGAAAGATCGtcagaacacaattatttttatcctggttcaccttctcaacaaggctacctctagtccaccctcaataaggtgatttgcctctctcaatgaggacttaatccactataatcaaaacctgattacacttgcacgaccaactgccgtgactcacaatacaatacacgagccaaactgctggtgactaacaatccCGCACAAACCAATtgtttgtgactaaccaacttctaagactcaactagtcctaaacttcttgagacttctgacccaactggtctctcaaggatacagttaccacgtaacttctgATGACAGTGTACAATGTTGCTTCTCGAAAGCTGTAATaacaattgtgatattttactaaGATTAAGTACAGAATAATGAACTCATAATATGAATAAGAAAATTTTGCttcagagagtttttcttcacacttgatgatttttcaGAGTTGCAGCGTTCTTGTGcgttctttcttgttttcttctttttcgcTCGTTGTATATATTTTTCCTTCGAACGATCATAAGTATATATAGCTTTAGAATTTTTGACCGTTATCTTCAAATCTTGTATTCAGCATTAAATGATTTGTGTGTTGTCTTTACTTTtgttgtctccaaggatttgcatgtggatagcttcttcaatcaaccttgggaattacgcttttggagtgttgcagccgttttgctaatgattataTCTTCAACGGTTTAATTTGAATCAATCTACGTAATCTTCTGTTCAacctttgttcttcaacttcCGTTGTAGATATGTTTGCAGCGTGCGGTATCAGAGGTTGCTTTATGACTTGCGTTGTGTTTCTCTAGCTTCTCATAAGTGCCAAGTTCTGATtgctggtactggtacatcttctgaaattagaaccatatgattagagtaccatgtttgctttatacaaaatttgtttgcttgttatcatcaaaacactaaaatatgattagaaccaaactatgttctaacaaggtTATgtgctatttttttttctttctttttcttgttataAGTACCTAGTAACTtactcaattttattaaatgacaaTGCAGAAATTATGGCGGACCATCCTGACAGGATTATACACGGGAGGACTGCACAGCATGCATCCGAGCAGCGTGAACGAATGTGTGTAGTATCACAGGTTGACGGAAGGAACTACCGTTCCAGGACAAGGACCTGATACACCCAAAGTAACTGCTACACCTGTTCTAGTCGGGTCGTCCCCATCTGTTCTAGTTGACGGGCCTTCTCAGTTCGTTCCAGTTGAGAGGGGTACTCCATCTACTACTGCATCATGAAGGCCTCGCGATGATGGAGAGGGTTCCTCACATATGCCCATCGCCCGCAGGCGTCGACGGGGCAGTTCCTCTACATATGTGTTTGTGCCAGTGACAGATGTTGTAGGATCTTTGGTGCCATCTGCTGAGCTACGCGAGGATGATTTGGTGCCGGAGCTTGTCTGGTACCCGGGAGGTCCTATAGATGCTTCCCTACTGACAGGGTATGCAGATCATTCGGCTAGGCATATCTGGGAGAGGGAGGTaaattttctttgtttattactttttttatttttttaattcagttTATGACTTTGCTTGAAGATAACAATGTTTTTTTGGGAATATTTTACGGAGAGGGATCCCCAAAGGTTCTAAAACTACACCCGAAAGATTGTTGCTCTCGCGCAGCCTGACGAGTCGTGGTTCTAGGATGCATTCGTAGCTCCTGATCTGAGGGACCTTTGCACGGTCGGCTACCAGACGATTCTTAAAGGGATGCTGATGGCATTTGTAGAGAGGTGGCATCCAGAGACCTCGTCCTTTCTCACGGAGAGATCACCATTACTCTAGATGACGTTGCATACCTCCTGCATCTACCTGGCAGGGGTATCCTCCTTAGTCACGGTAGGATGACGAAGGAGGAAGCGAATGGAGATGCATATAGAGGAGTTGGGGGTTGATCCTGATGATGCGCTTGAGGAGGCGAGGACCCGCGGGGCGCACGTGAGGTTTCACACCTTGCAGCAGATATATGATACGAAGCTTACAATGGCACCTCAAGCTGCTGGTGACGAGGTAGAGGGTGATATACACAGAGAGCGGTGACGCAATGTTACTTGCTATATTTGATAAGCACTCACTTCTTTGTGcacactgtagcaacctgcctaaaaatttataacttagagagtcgccacctattctgaagggcgaataagaaaccctacgcagtttagagatcggggtaagatactatattcaggtcgagggaaggtgttaggcacccttaactatttcctatggctttgaatctaaggtaaaggtttgtggataaaattattgaagtttatagctaaggaagtgaataaggggaaaattgagattttagggaagggggactcgccttggttatccaagtgcctacgtatctccttatggagaatcagagtcaacgtagttcggggcagggttgtacgccttagaatttgattatgaagtgtatttgaagttgttttgaaatgcgaatgttcgaaggtatcttgaattaccttatcgcagttgtgaacatcgcagtgttgaaaaactgtagtatcgtggtttagtgtgttttaagatttgggcgtacaaccctggttttaatttgttaccattagtcgcgataatcaataggtttgattaacatggctaacggattaaagggaggattgctaaccactataatcgattgattcgatcatcacgaatagcaaatgtgtgtattttaattatttaattttatcgttatccctcataatggATAGATTcagttacaaataataacgaatttgatagAGGAAAAtgttaatcatcgtaaccaatagctagctttggttaaaaccatttagcaaaataaaatgtattttggaATAGATTATTTGAATTGTTCAAGGGTAATTGTAAATTCATTATTAACcatcgcaatcgattgattcgatcaaAACGATTAACAAATTAATCCTAACCTAAATTAGCTAAATTGAATCAATCCTACATTAAGctaattattaacctaaattaaattatttacctAAGTAACCAAATTAAAATTATCAACTAATTAccctaattaaaaatattaactaattatttattaactaattattatcatttttatatttttttagtttttttagttaattattttaaaaaacaaaagacaATCATGTTGCACTTTAAATCACCACCTAAATCAAGAAACAAACCTTAATAAAAACTAGATGGCAATAACCTATTTATTATCACCTTAACTAAgattaattagaaaataataaagaaaatagaaCAATCACGGCACCAGGGGTGCCTTCCATATCTTTCAATGTCTAAAAAACTATGATAACAGCAAGTTAGCATTTTGACTTATTGAATTTTACAAGGGCTAATAACAGGATGACATGTGGTTTTTATTttacagaaaaaaacaaaattaaaacaaaatagaaacaGATAGAAGGGAAACCAAGAAGCACAAAATCAATACATTGCATAATTCTTATCTCTCTTTCAGTTCACACGATTCCTTCGCctcaaaattgaaagaaaaacttTCTCTTAAGTTATTTCTCAAATTAAATCAATCAATAAACTCAAAATCCGCAAGCATATTTATcacaaaaataaataactaaaagcaAGGTAACATACCTGTCGGAGATGGTGATCGAGCAAGGGTGTGATTGGCTTGAGTCAGTGCCGTCGATTGCGTGGTCGCGGTTGGGAGCCGTGCGCGGTTGCTGCGATGTCTGTTGACGGAGGAGATCGAGATCGAAGAGCTTCGCGGTGGCGTTTCGTGTGATGCTCGCGGCTGAGCGTGGTTGCAGAGGTGTTGTTTGCGTGTTGACGCGGCGGTGTCGGAGTTGCGATTGTTGTTGTGCAAATCGTGGCGGCATCGGCGTGAAGCGGTATCGACTTTTGCTTTGGCCTCTAATTTCTTCTGTACTGAATCTCACTGTAAACACTATGAAAAGAAAATTAATCTCAACAATGACATATAAATATCTTTCAATATGATTATATTCTTGCTATGTTTATTGTTGATTTTTGTATGGTGAATGAGTTAATAGGCTGAAAGTTTGTAATGGAGTTTTTTTTTCTTGCTGTTGTTAGGAATATGGAGAATATTTGGTTTGTGTTTGGATAGCTTCTTTAAGGTTTACAATGGTAAAAGTGAAGGGATGATGATCTTGCAGGTTGGAATTTGTGAATGCAATTTTAATGATCTATGGTAATGATGTTGTGAAAACAACGTGAAGGAGTAAACACAATAATTTggaaattgaaagaaaatatgCTAGAATTTGCTTCAAAAACTAGTGTAAACAAAGTAAGAGAATTGATAGGTGAGGAAACTGAAATTGTTAGTGCGTGTGGACGGAGAGTCAATTGTTTGTCGGTGAAAAAGTGGCTTCCTTGTGTTTTGTACGTGTTGGTTCTAGAATAGGGTTAGTGGATGGAGTTGGCCTCCTCAAAATAGGGTTGTTAGTtgtgtatttataataaaaattaggttAATAAACGGGCTTGGATCTATTATATTTTTCCTAtttaaaatctaataaaactataaatccacatataaataaaactataaactaaaactaatactaatataagcttaaaaaataaaaatattaagaactatatttttttgtgatttttctgaataaataaataaataaaaagaggttagaaacattatataaaaataaaagaagaaaagttagaagtgggattcgaacccgggacctctcgATCGCGCACTCTTATCCTTAAATTCTTACCGACTGCACCATatcaattattcgaaataaaacgacatagacaattataagagggcaaattttagggtatgacagctgcccctgttcaatcttcttaaacctgaagagtcagataggcacgtctgcctatcatgatctaaaggtagaagatgattgaacactgagaatgccctgaaatttgaaTTTATTGGGAAGAAGTtctgcgggagatgggcttaaagatgccatccaaggtaaataccccccTTCTCCTTTAGAGTGTGAAGCATATGCTTTCGACAGGAACCACTGTGTTTTGATcatagcacggcctaaaaaggcaacctgaattttatgcaatgtcatgatgcatgcgatgtatgatgcaatgagcttctcaaaataaatgagagcaatgtatgtatatgcgttATGTATGAATGGAGTATGtaaattgaatgatgcatgactgttagttaATTGAAgtatggaaaagaaaaataaaacctttgtgtgttgttggtgaagttttgaagagatcactgccgagggactaacgtgatgaatgaaTGTAGCTAGAAATAGCGAGGGTTCTCCGTTTTGCTGTGTAGAAGATAATCAGCTTGCTATAGCGCTAACAAGCTTTCGCAATTTGTacgtaacccacttactatagttctagtaagtcgtcgcagttagtatacccactcactatcgtagttttagtaagtttatcgtagatggtgtggcccacttaccatagctctggtaagtcgtcgcggtcggtcacacctacttactatcgtagttagagtaagcttatcgtagatggtagggcccacttactattgttctagcaagtcgtcgcagttagccatacctgcttactatcgtagctggagtgagtttatcgcagatggtaaggtccacttactattCAGTAATTCGTCGcggttgaccgtacctactcactatcgtagttagagtaagcttatcgtagatggtagggcccacttactattgttctagcgagtcgtcgcagttagccatacctgcttactatcgtagctggagtgagtttatcgcagatggtaaggtccacttactattcagtaagtcgtcgcggttgaccgtacctactcactatcgtagttggagtaattccaaaaggatcacttgccatAGCTTTAACAAGCTCACCTGTACCAATGGGAtccacttgccctggttcggacaagtttgcCTCCATAAAAGATTGTTTGCCTGTATGAAAAAAATTCACTtgcttggagactcacgactcgagggtcggataaaatagcacgtcaaatgttttacgactcgcgggtcggagaaaatagcatgtcaaatgttTTACAACTcgcgggtcggagaaaatagcatgttaaatgttttacgactcgtgGGTCAGAAAGAATACCAATCACTACACGGGGGTTGGAAacttacgactcgagggtcggaaaacacacctatcacaacacgagggttggaaactggttTTTATTTGTAATATGAgaatgcgctagatgatatgctaatgcgtatgcatatgttttatgagtgaaatgaatagcaaggttgctatcatcggtaaggttaccggaaagcatcaatcaggtgattggaaaataaacactcagtaaggttactggcatcggtacgGTTACCGGGAAGTAGGTGGACAGTGTAACTTAGCACCAGAGTTCtgaattggatgttttgatgtatgggataatgcttatgctcatgcgtaTGTGGGTTGCTgtgatgagtggaacgaagtaatgtcttatataagactatctgaaaaggtttctggaatggatatgaacatctgtcctaaagaagacttcctgaaaaggttcttagcaaatgacgcaatttgtcttaaagaagactacctgaaaaggttctgagcgaaggataaggaatgtcttaaagaagactgcctggaaaggctggaagatgtcttaaaaaaagactacctaaaagggTTCTTGGgaaggacaatgaatgtcttagaaaagactacttggaaaggttcgtagaaaaggaatgtcttaaagaagaccacctaaaaaggttcttggaaatgatgatgaacgtcttagaaaagactgcctagaaaagttcttagaaaaataatgtcttaaagaagactacctgaagaggttcctagaaaggatcgtaagatttgtcttaaagaagactacctgaaaaggttcctagaaaggatcgtaggatctgtcttaaagaagattacctgaaaaggttcctggaaaggatcgtgagatttgtcttaaagaagactacctaaaaaggtatggtgtgatgtatcgaccaatgtatgtaatgcatgacttatatgtatttgcatgattctccaatgataggttgttgataaccagagCGTGTATAatttgctaatgttgtaaggtcgtgggatgctagcgcgatttccgaATACctattttttgaactttgaagatcgcaGTCAGGAGAAGGATTGATTCGAGGTCGTAAAGTATGAAGATGCCTTTTCTTTTTGTTGCGCGCCTTATGGGTTtaatatccattgccccaatattttcgtgggaaaagatgcttatgatctcCAAGTCATGAGGGAAGTGCCCTAGGAAATGCGCTCGTCATATaattcgatgtttagattgaagggtataccCCTGACTTCccagatatggagggttatccatggtgttctatccttttgaatttgaattcttcccatgtttgacatgcccctgattgtcgttgcttcgagatgtgtcccaagtcgattgaaccttatgaagaatgcccctagttaataggatccttgattgtatgcccctataatcattgaggttttgcccctgtttaggaaaaccctctggacgtggctTCCCCatgcaagagtctttattagaaatggtcgtctttgattaaccaatttcgagatctccttgatgctaggtgtatattcgtagatggcgGTGTCCCGTCTGACTCTGCTCCTATCGCCATGACCCGTCAGCAGCTAGATGAGGTCTTTGCTGATTAGGAGCACCACTTGGATCCTGCCGAGGCTCGGGCGACCACATTAGAGAGGGATTAGAGATGCGTCGACGGGTACATCACCTGGTACTACAGAGTGTCGCACCCATACAGGCTTCCCAACGCACCTGGATCACCGCTCATACCAGCCCACGAGGAGATTCTGCAAGCTCATCAGGCTTAGATGGACTACACTCAGGATGTTCTTCCTCAGTGTCGTGAAATAGCTGACATGGCGCGGGCAGGCATTGTCGATGGTTTCTTCCCTAACGGGTCTCCTGGCCTGCGTCTTGTGGAGGGTATCCTTAGGGTGGAAGAGGGGGCATTTTTGTACCGTATAAACCGCTCCAAGACAAGTGGGGCACTCGACGGTAGAGGCAGAGTAGCCAGCAAACAGCGCGGTGGACGCGGAGGCGGGGCCAGAGGCAGCGGAGAGGCGCAAAATGATGTACGACACACAATAGTGATTTCGACGGATTTATTTCGTATCTGAATTTTGATTTCATTTTGATATATGTATTCGACATTATTGGCCGACAATTATACTATGTTTATTTTTGGTGTACTATTTACTTATTGCCTTTAAATCGTATTACTTTGATTGACTGAAATTGTGTTTTCCATtgttgttataaaaattgagttttggagtgaagcctatgtgattttaaaaaatagcagattgttccgtaggtgcatctatggAACACTATGTTTTAACACGTTTTGCAGATGCACCAACTTTTTGGAAAAAAAAGTGCTTATGGATGTACATCTACGGAAGGAGAGGGCGTAATTGAAATTTGCTAGGTGGCTAAAAGATTTAAGGAGTCTATTGAAAAATActctaaaattaatatttattttattaaaaataataaattatcttttaaaatataCCACAATATTCATGcattaaaattgatttaaaaattttaactttttattaaaTATGAAAAGCACTTATATTTGTTCGTCtttttttaatagaaactttTTTATTAAAGGAATTTTAGAAGAatgtatttaaattttaaatatggcGTATAGATAGAATAACATTTTAAATATCTCTCATCAGAGTATTGCTATTCCTACATCATTTTCTATATCATTTCTTGCACTCAaaatactgttcattatattaataaaattatatatatatatatatatatatatatatatatatatatatatatatatatatatatatatatatatatatatatatataatagtattattaaaaaattaaaattaatttaataatacaaatataatttttttaatcaattttattattttgttagccacaaacatatattattaatcacatattttatttataattaacttTACTACTTTACtaaccaataaaatatataatattaaccaaattttaatattaatttataatttaattaatattaaaattagatTAATCAGTTTATAAGTTAATGTCAGAATTTGATTAATGTTATATGTTTTATTGATTAACGAAGTTGTGAAGTTGATTAATATAAGTAAAATATATGGATAATAACTTATAtgcaatattaaaattaattagttatCCGCGAAATCTGATATTTGtttatgaaattaatttttaaaaaatattcttttataaaaattctttttatttaaaatatatttattataaaaataacattcttCACGTATAAATACATTTAACAGTTGGATGTAAATATTATTGTAAAAAATGGATATAATAATATCATTACTCTTTAAAATATTTCCTAATTTAGTTCTAGAAAGTTATTTAACCTTACTATTATATGTCCTAGTTTCAATTGCCGAATAGTTCCATTCCCATCTATATTTCAAACAATTCAGAGAGATAACCTGGGAACAAAgttaatatataataaactatATATTTATTCTAAACAATTCAGAGAGATAACGCGTCATTCATTCAAACTTTGTgggaattaatatataataaattatatgatgGGAAATTCAACTTCtggaacatattttttatttgacaGGAAAATATAGTCAACATACTAATTTTTTATTCCACGTTCCCATgactaaattttttatttaataggaAAGGAGAAATATTTGATATTATAATATTCGGAAGAAAGGTGTTGACCAACAACATTGGATGTGTATATATACATTTGCATGTGACCATCAAAATTCATACAGAACTtacaaaaaacatatatacagaaCTATCAAAAGTGTGATAATGGCAGAAGGAAAAGGAAGAGTTTGTGTGACAGGAGGTACAGGTTTTCTTGGTTCATGGATCATCAAGAGTCTCCTTGAAAATGGTTACTCTGTTAATACCACTGTTAGAGCTGATCCAGAGAAAAAGAGAGATCTTAGCTTTCTCACAAATCTTCCCGGAGCATCCGAGAAACTAAAAATTTTCATCGCTGATCTTGCCGAACCAGAAAGTTTCAACGAGGCAATCGAAGGGTGTGTTGGAATATTCCACACTGCCGCTTCAGTTGATTTTGAAGAGAAAGAACCGGAAGAAATAGTGACAAAAAGAAGCATTGATGGAGCTTTGGGAATTCTAAAAGCATGCAAAAACTCTAAGACAGTGAAGAGAGTGGTTTACACTTCAAGTGCTTCTGCTGTTTACTGTcaaagcaaagaaaaagaaaaagatgttaTGGACGAAAGTTATTGGAGTGATATAGACATTCTTAGAAATCATAAACCATTTGGTTGGGCTTATTCGGTTTCTAAGACACTAGCTGAGAAATCTGTTCTTGAGTATGGAGAACAAAATGGGCTGGATATTGTGACTATTATACCAACTATTATTGTTGGACCATTCATTTGCCCTAAGCTTCCTACCTCTGTTTATGGTACACTGCCTTACTTATTCGGTAATACCGACAGCAGTCCAATATCTCGTTTCCATATGGTGCATGTTGATGATGTTGCACAAGCACATATATTCTTACTTGAACATCCTAATCCAAAAGGGAGATACAATTGTTCACCATTTCTTGCAACTGTCGAGGAAGTAGTTGACATTGTTTCTTCAAAGCATCCTGAATTTCAAATTCCAAAATCAAAGTGagtttttttttctatatttcaaattaatatgaattttcttttctttaattgTTACTAATAttactattcaattttttttctatagaTTGCTTGAGGGACCTAAAGGTCTTGAGCTTCCACATTTAACATCAAAGAAACTGACTGATGCTGGATTTGAATTCAAGCATAGTATTGAGGAAATGTTTGAGGATGCGATTCAAAGTTGCAAGGAAAAGGGGATTTTTTGAACTATGAGTTTAACGATCATAGCTAATAAATAAGATGTCACTAGACATGGCTTAacatatgtattttttattatttgagttGTAGCAGTCTCCTCGGATGGGCGGTGCTTCATAGAATCGATGTTTCTCTGGAGTTTGCACTCCTTTTCGAGACTCCTGTGGTTGCAGTTTGGGTCTTATTTGCTTTCTTTTCTCCCTTTTGTTGCATTAAAACTTTTTCCTGTTTTTGTTGTTATTGCTagtctgttttttatattttgcaCTGTTTGTACTGGTCTGAATACGTGTATGTTGTTGTAAGGTTGAAAAAAGTATTTAAATATATGAATAAGTGTCTATTGTTGTAAGGTTGAAAAAAGTATTTAAACATATATGATTAATATGTTCAAATATGTGATAATGCTATGGTGTTAtaagattaataaaaagtcaaaatatatttttgatttaaaatatctaTGATCTTCCatttatataaacaaataaattttcATTTCACGTCCGAAAAGTCAAAAGATTACATACTGACATGAAGGTAGAGACTTTTTGTTCATATTAATCAGAAAGAAGATTGATTTTTAGTAGGACTTCTGATCCATTGATATAAATAGAAGAAGGGGACATGATTAATAAAAGATTTACTAAATCAACAATGAAAAAAACAAGCCAACAA
The Vicia villosa cultivar HV-30 ecotype Madison, WI linkage group LG6, Vvil1.0, whole genome shotgun sequence genome window above contains:
- the LOC131609452 gene encoding vestitone reductase-like, producing the protein MAEGKGRVCVTGGTGFLGSWIIKSLLENGYSVNTTVRADPEKKRDLSFLTNLPGASEKLKIFIADLAEPESFNEAIEGCVGIFHTAASVDFEEKEPEEIVTKRSIDGALGILKACKNSKTVKRVVYTSSASAVYCQSKEKEKDVMDESYWSDIDILRNHKPFGWAYSVSKTLAEKSVLEYGEQNGLDIVTIIPTIIVGPFICPKLPTSVYGTLPYLFGNTDSSPISRFHMVHVDDVAQAHIFLLEHPNPKGRYNCSPFLATVEEVVDIVSSKHPEFQIPKSKLLEGPKGLELPHLTSKKLTDAGFEFKHSIEEMFEDAIQSCKEKGIF